A single region of the Saprospiraceae bacterium genome encodes:
- a CDS encoding discoidin domain-containing protein: MKKQSFLLSLLLLAFVSQLCAWNSAPRNIALGKTATQSSTGYTIGGAEKAIDGNTNGKWNPGNNSITHTNGQADPWWQLDLGSLNEIQRIKIWNRLDCCSNRLSGFYIMVSETPITANNTVAGTGQVVVGPFDFKDGSERSQSWSIDSKGRYIRIFIPGPSKILSLAEVEVFSNQDQFLDQEQIAGAVHFGQGTWWQSFTPGENGILTQFDALLVKNDNQSTYTMKIFEGEGAIPEKLIHEQSFPNGQQHPYEWMVFRFNQRIFVEKGKKYTVQLEKSIWLLEAGQYEKGKSSLWDASWDLAFKTYLAESVKDQAQENGGTAFAPCYGCWQSFTVGTSGTLAKIDGLISPIPNAADIILKVYQGEGVNEDKLLLNQSFPLPARSGYHWYSFSPNKAITLAKDQKYTIVIQKVGWHATGGDRYPKGRMYDNNLPHADFTFRSYVIPDASNYVVIDPNKVPTTINPMIDPKINVKDKRPVTVPVQTTEVTTLLNNNLASYFRQFNIQHVSSTVVDGKAAFSGTATIAGINAIEIEAILQDLGSSRIGLNTVTAKLPGSAQMAAQVLDEVLGTTLSKYIPVGLPAPTVRSFTIYFAENGTIPEAIEAVLGSNQPWSVLQSGPFSIKDISLSLGASGLNTSKKTIKMTLHGGAELSGIPMAIQGTLAGGQADGAEVVLEGTIKHISIGKLIRGIAGESPDIAQIINVIPPPFLNINIDHITAAISPTQKSFAGNMKASFGDFEVSMQPNIAGKMAFTIGIQPPNVSKIASLIGSSTLNSLQQLSDFNFALIVSSANGAIKSNLPALTGEEFAATKGLNVIGQYTLNQKHQQLLGVKSLNVTAQIPTNPINIRLAANVKADAKIGNAFTFKGITFELKPNPQDLYMGAGGDFMVHLKDVDLNFAGNMRLYPTEAKISPSLLLKAVGDKETNVWEKPFGIPGVAISQLGMAPIFTANFPWVGGSATGALEIGTTSKRLKGEVTFSVDMANPHKSLLDGKINNLSIMSLIDAFSTKEMPNTLRKGLSTGLNNVKTYIAPTPMNLFGKDYERGINISGQTNLFGLKSTLDLLVDPQSLTISCRGEIDKIRLESGGFTFFELSGHNQPNALVGFTVSPTQFPELEVNGAVTVMEIKGSTLIKINKDLLTFQVSGNLFKGAFKADVEVTAREYTDIKNADFYAKVKMKNEMQQLLSDEIVNFIRDRSADSRKALKDADLFVKKAQQSNSIPADLANEAKKGLDLLTHVERGLAVAGEYLTRGLLEETFNIKEIGFEGNLNILRGQVAANTKFTIFGQDVNSQTTINLNVADARDQIKKMAEDIGKKILAEMRRSAGSIGSEVDKLIMNATNEMGNFIQKGGEWVRDVAKEIGNWTKEWTEGKKMSRSLRSGEGYLSFFNNAAVVVRVNFSFTYRGQVISNNKDLTAGYTREFFIPPGASNIVLEVKGVATLDKEKFNKSFGSPSGLKKAYKVIGTSFNVGYREISPN, encoded by the coding sequence ATGAAAAAGCAATCATTTCTATTGAGTTTGTTGCTGTTAGCCTTTGTATCCCAGCTTTGTGCCTGGAATAGTGCTCCCCGAAATATAGCTTTGGGAAAAACAGCGACCCAATCAAGTACAGGGTATACCATTGGAGGTGCCGAAAAGGCCATTGATGGGAATACCAATGGAAAATGGAATCCTGGTAATAATTCGATTACCCATACCAATGGTCAGGCTGATCCCTGGTGGCAATTAGACCTGGGGAGTCTCAATGAGATTCAGCGAATCAAGATCTGGAACCGGCTAGATTGTTGTTCCAATCGGTTGAGCGGATTCTATATCATGGTGTCGGAGACCCCCATTACGGCCAACAATACGGTGGCTGGCACAGGTCAGGTCGTCGTCGGGCCATTTGATTTTAAGGATGGCAGTGAAAGATCGCAATCCTGGAGCATCGATTCGAAAGGAAGGTATATCCGGATTTTTATTCCAGGCCCTTCCAAAATCCTGTCCCTTGCCGAAGTAGAGGTTTTTTCGAACCAGGATCAGTTCCTAGATCAAGAACAAATTGCCGGGGCAGTTCATTTTGGACAAGGCACCTGGTGGCAATCTTTTACTCCCGGTGAAAATGGCATTTTAACCCAATTTGATGCCTTGCTGGTAAAAAATGATAACCAGTCTACTTACACGATGAAAATCTTTGAGGGAGAGGGTGCGATACCTGAAAAATTGATTCATGAACAATCCTTCCCCAACGGTCAACAGCATCCTTATGAGTGGATGGTGTTCCGGTTCAACCAACGGATATTTGTTGAGAAAGGGAAGAAATATACCGTTCAACTGGAAAAATCCATTTGGTTATTAGAAGCTGGACAATACGAAAAAGGTAAATCGAGTTTATGGGATGCTAGTTGGGATTTGGCTTTTAAAACGTATTTGGCCGAAAGTGTCAAAGATCAGGCCCAGGAAAATGGAGGGACGGCTTTTGCTCCCTGCTATGGCTGTTGGCAATCCTTTACCGTAGGGACCAGTGGTACCCTTGCTAAAATAGATGGCTTAATCAGCCCTATTCCGAATGCAGCTGACATCATACTCAAGGTATACCAAGGCGAAGGGGTAAATGAGGATAAGCTGTTGTTGAACCAATCCTTTCCTCTTCCAGCCAGATCGGGTTATCATTGGTATTCTTTTTCCCCAAACAAAGCCATTACGCTTGCAAAAGACCAAAAATATACTATCGTCATACAAAAGGTAGGATGGCATGCGACTGGTGGAGACCGATACCCCAAGGGCAGGATGTACGATAACAACTTACCACATGCGGACTTTACCTTCCGATCCTATGTCATTCCTGATGCTAGTAACTATGTGGTAATTGATCCCAATAAAGTCCCTACGACCATTAACCCCATGATTGATCCTAAAATCAATGTGAAAGACAAACGACCTGTGACAGTGCCCGTCCAGACAACCGAAGTGACCACTTTGTTAAATAACAATTTAGCATCCTATTTCAGGCAATTCAATATCCAGCATGTTAGCTCGACAGTGGTAGATGGGAAAGCTGCTTTTTCGGGTACGGCAACCATCGCCGGGATAAATGCCATTGAGATAGAAGCGATCCTACAGGATTTGGGAAGCAGTCGTATTGGCCTCAATACCGTAACGGCAAAGCTGCCAGGAAGTGCACAAATGGCGGCACAGGTTTTAGATGAGGTGTTAGGCACTACCCTCAGCAAATATATACCAGTCGGACTTCCGGCACCAACGGTAAGAAGTTTCACCATCTATTTTGCAGAAAACGGAACGATCCCGGAAGCGATTGAAGCCGTTCTGGGCAGCAATCAACCCTGGTCGGTATTACAGAGCGGCCCGTTCAGCATCAAAGATATCTCTTTAAGTTTAGGTGCTTCGGGCTTAAATACCAGCAAAAAGACAATCAAAATGACGCTTCATGGCGGCGCTGAGCTCAGTGGTATCCCTATGGCTATTCAAGGCACCTTGGCTGGCGGTCAGGCGGATGGAGCCGAGGTCGTCCTGGAAGGGACTATCAAGCATATCAGTATTGGTAAACTGATCCGAGGCATCGCTGGTGAAAGCCCGGATATAGCCCAAATCATCAATGTTATCCCGCCACCGTTCTTAAACATCAATATTGACCATATCACGGCGGCGATTAGTCCTACCCAAAAGAGTTTTGCAGGCAACATGAAAGCCAGTTTTGGTGATTTTGAGGTAAGTATGCAGCCCAATATCGCAGGGAAGATGGCCTTTACCATAGGGATACAACCACCCAATGTAAGTAAAATTGCATCGTTGATCGGGTCTTCTACCTTAAATAGCCTACAGCAATTGAGTGACTTTAATTTTGCCCTGATCGTGTCTTCAGCCAATGGCGCCATCAAATCCAACCTACCAGCTTTAACCGGTGAAGAATTTGCTGCGACAAAAGGTTTAAACGTGATTGGACAATACACCTTGAATCAAAAACATCAGCAACTCTTAGGTGTAAAATCCCTGAACGTAACTGCACAGATTCCCACTAATCCCATCAATATCAGGTTAGCAGCTAATGTAAAAGCCGATGCCAAAATTGGTAACGCCTTTACATTTAAGGGTATAACCTTTGAATTGAAACCCAATCCACAAGACCTGTACATGGGCGCTGGTGGAGACTTTATGGTACATCTCAAGGATGTCGATTTGAACTTCGCTGGAAATATGCGATTATATCCAACTGAAGCTAAAATATCCCCTTCCTTGCTATTGAAGGCGGTGGGTGACAAAGAAACGAATGTTTGGGAAAAACCCTTTGGTATTCCGGGTGTCGCTATTTCACAATTAGGCATGGCGCCGATCTTTACCGCCAATTTTCCCTGGGTCGGCGGGTCGGCTACTGGGGCACTTGAAATAGGGACCACTTCCAAGCGGCTTAAAGGTGAGGTAACCTTTTCAGTAGACATGGCTAATCCGCACAAAAGCCTGCTAGATGGCAAAATAAACAATTTATCCATCATGAGTTTGATCGATGCGTTCTCTACCAAGGAAATGCCCAATACCCTGCGAAAAGGCCTGAGTACAGGATTGAATAATGTCAAAACTTATATCGCACCTACCCCCATGAATTTATTTGGAAAGGACTACGAAAGAGGTATCAATATCTCCGGTCAAACCAACCTTTTTGGGTTAAAAAGCACCTTGGATCTTTTGGTAGACCCACAGAGCCTAACCATTAGCTGCCGTGGGGAAATCGATAAAATCAGGCTCGAAAGTGGTGGTTTTACCTTTTTCGAACTGAGTGGCCACAATCAACCTAATGCGTTGGTTGGTTTTACAGTCTCCCCTACGCAATTTCCCGAATTGGAGGTCAATGGCGCCGTAACGGTTATGGAGATAAAAGGTAGTACGCTGATCAAAATCAACAAAGACCTGTTGACGTTCCAGGTATCCGGCAATTTATTTAAAGGGGCATTTAAAGCAGATGTGGAGGTTACTGCCCGAGAATATACCGATATCAAAAATGCTGATTTCTATGCCAAAGTAAAAATGAAAAATGAAATGCAACAGCTGCTAAGTGATGAAATCGTAAATTTCATCAGAGATCGCTCAGCTGATTCCAGGAAAGCCTTGAAGGATGCTGATCTCTTTGTCAAAAAAGCACAGCAAAGTAATTCCATTCCTGCTGATCTTGCAAATGAAGCGAAAAAGGGATTAGACCTGCTTACGCACGTCGAAAGAGGCCTGGCAGTTGCAGGGGAGTACCTGACCAGAGGTTTGCTGGAAGAAACGTTCAATATCAAAGAAATAGGGTTCGAAGGCAACCTCAATATCTTAAGGGGACAAGTCGCAGCGAATACCAAGTTTACCATCTTTGGTCAAGACGTAAATAGCCAAACCACTATCAATTTGAATGTAGCAGATGCCAGAGATCAAATCAAGAAAATGGCTGAGGATATTGGTAAAAAAATCCTGGCAGAAATGCGTAGATCTGCAGGATCGATTGGAAGTGAGGTGGATAAACTGATTATGAATGCCACTAATGAAATGGGCAATTTCATCCAAAAGGGAGGCGAATGGGTGCGTGACGTCGCCAAAGAAATCGGAAATTGGACCAAAGAATGGACGGAAGGTAAAAAAATGTCACGATCATTAAGGAGTGGAGAAGGTTACCTGTCTTTTTTCAACAATGCGGCGGTTGTCGTGCGGGTGAATTTCAGTTTTACGTACAGAGGCCAGGTCATTTCAAATAACAAAGACCTTACCGCCGGCTATACCCGCGAATTTTTCATCCCTCCGGGAGCAAGCAATATTGTATTGGAAGTAAAAGGCGTCGCTACGCTTGATAAAGAGAAATTCAATAAATCTTTCGGATCTCCTTCCGGCCTTAAAAAAGCCTACAAAGTAATTGGAACTAGTTTTAATGTAGGCTATAGGGAAATCAGTCCAAACTAA
- a CDS encoding dihydrofolate reductase family protein codes for MKTKRFNLTIHMVSSLDGFIAKKDGSVSWLTSTDHYEKGITLSEEEVEQFLQAIDCYVMGSGTYEQALELGWPYGDVPVIVLTSKNWPAARDTVQFYAGDLHRLINDRLKPHYQNVWIVGGAMLAKAFIRLKLVDDIIVSIMPVILGEGTLFFDYIGQEQPLHLKNVTAYKDGMVELWYEMKKA; via the coding sequence ATGAAAACAAAGAGATTCAACCTAACCATACACATGGTTTCAAGTCTAGACGGCTTCATCGCCAAAAAAGACGGAAGTGTTTCCTGGCTTACATCCACTGATCATTATGAGAAAGGCATCACGCTCAGCGAAGAAGAGGTGGAGCAGTTTCTCCAAGCTATAGACTGCTATGTCATGGGATCGGGAACCTATGAACAGGCGCTAGAACTAGGATGGCCCTATGGTGATGTGCCAGTGATTGTATTGACTAGTAAAAATTGGCCAGCTGCCCGAGATACTGTTCAATTTTACGCAGGTGACCTGCACCGTCTGATCAATGACCGGCTAAAACCCCACTACCAAAATGTCTGGATAGTAGGAGGAGCCATGCTTGCCAAAGCCTTTATCCGTTTGAAACTGGTAGACGATATAATAGTATCCATCATGCCCGTCATCTTAGGTGAAGGAACCTTGTTTTTCGATTACATCGGTCAAGAACAGCCACTGCATCTAAAAAACGTTACGGCTTATAAAGATGGTATGGTGGAGTTGTGGTATGAAATGAAAAAAGCCTAG
- a CDS encoding DUF5723 family protein yields MLKYSILLVFISLGLLPAMAQQELSTPFFRELWQANRTNPALFPDQKYVLGLPGIYNNLLVTNITYNDLVTEREGQKVINVNQAIDLLEANNLIRENLDIETISFGVKLGKLHLNLGHALKYNGFLAYPKTLPQLVWQGNAQFIGQTVPFGPDLHFLGYHEFSAGAAYQLLPFLTVGGKVKYLSGIGDISTPNTDLRLTTSDDIYQLKLNADYVVNSSGTLQYDGYDDLAFNFQFGNFESDQMFSTNTGLAFDLGAHLTFGKLDFSISVLDIGGRIDWKEDVRNYSLQGEYEYQGLDVAQGILDNQSELGNAIDSLKDVYQPIETSREYSTDIPLRSYLSVGYQMSDQIRLGALFYTENYRGETYGALALNGQLELNKLLTLGVTYAYRQERFDNFGLQAIATLGPVQVYAATDNILTVVNPADSHSSNFRVGLNLLFGKAAPILDSAERAFY; encoded by the coding sequence ATGTTAAAATATAGCATTCTTTTAGTATTTATCAGTCTGGGTTTGCTACCAGCTATGGCACAGCAGGAGCTCAGCACGCCTTTTTTCAGGGAACTTTGGCAAGCCAATAGAACCAACCCTGCGCTTTTCCCTGATCAAAAATATGTCCTTGGTTTGCCGGGTATTTACAATAACCTGCTGGTTACCAATATTACTTATAATGACCTGGTGACGGAGCGTGAAGGTCAAAAAGTTATCAATGTAAACCAGGCCATCGATTTGTTGGAAGCCAATAATTTGATTCGGGAAAACCTGGATATAGAAACGATTAGTTTCGGGGTTAAGCTAGGCAAGTTGCACCTCAATCTTGGGCATGCCCTCAAATACAATGGCTTTTTGGCCTATCCGAAGACCTTGCCGCAGTTGGTTTGGCAAGGCAATGCCCAATTCATTGGCCAAACGGTACCTTTTGGACCTGATCTTCACTTTTTGGGTTACCACGAATTTAGTGCGGGTGCCGCCTATCAATTATTGCCTTTTTTGACGGTGGGTGGAAAAGTAAAATACCTTAGTGGCATTGGTGATATATCTACCCCGAATACGGATTTGCGTTTAACAACGAGTGATGATATATACCAATTGAAACTCAATGCAGATTATGTGGTGAATTCTTCCGGTACCCTACAATATGATGGATATGATGACCTGGCCTTCAACTTTCAATTTGGCAATTTTGAATCGGATCAAATGTTTTCTACCAATACAGGATTGGCTTTTGACCTGGGAGCACACCTAACCTTTGGCAAATTGGATTTTTCAATAAGCGTATTGGACATTGGCGGTCGCATCGATTGGAAAGAAGACGTTCGCAACTATAGCCTCCAAGGCGAATACGAGTACCAAGGCCTCGATGTCGCTCAGGGTATCCTCGACAACCAATCCGAACTGGGCAACGCTATTGATTCCCTTAAAGATGTTTATCAACCCATCGAAACGAGTCGCGAATATTCCACCGATATCCCTTTGCGTAGCTACCTAAGTGTGGGTTACCAAATGAGTGACCAGATACGCTTGGGTGCGCTATTTTACACCGAAAACTATCGGGGCGAAACCTATGGCGCCCTGGCCCTCAACGGCCAACTGGAATTGAATAAGCTACTGACCCTTGGCGTCACCTATGCCTACCGCCAGGAACGGTTCGACAATTTTGGTTTGCAAGCCATTGCCACCTTGGGGCCCGTCCAGGTTTATGCTGCAACCGATAATATCCTGACGGTGGTAAATCCCGCAGATAGCCATAGCTCAAATTTCCGGGTAGGTTTGAATTTGTTGTTTGGGAAAGCAGCGCCAATCCTAGATAGCGCAGAAAGAGCATTTTATTAG
- a CDS encoding PQQ-binding-like beta-propeller repeat protein: MILPLFRKEKSSLLLWLVCAMSSLGPIGFMPLSAQNTWTKTLPGVGTFSSPRIADLNGDKVGDIIMGAGRQEFHSCDSAVIALDGRDGTLLWKVSAKDQVFGSAALHDINGDGVLDPVIGGRSAELIAINGATGEVIWRFSAKELKNNKDKKGWFNFYNPQFIPDQDNDGVDDILVSNGGNVMAEPYDPNRPAGYLVVFSGKNGALLARAEMPDGKEIYMSLTVSKIPGLDDYEVVFGTGGETIGGHLYCGQLSDIMKGDLSKAILLDSSENRGYIGPAARVDITSDGITDIIVNAVNGRLLAFDGSDHQLIWEVVRPNTESYSSIAVGYFTEDTIPDFFVSYAQGVWPKLDWNTQFMVDGKKGTIEFVDSLGYNQILTPVVLDWDNDGRDEVLMSINFQEIDEIYQKFFYNTIAIVDFKTKEVLQLGEAYEGNNFSSTPWIGDLDGNGRLDIIYCHATNLRHTYTFDGFQVHRIATDLPLLKPIRWGAYQGSQYDGVFRKN; the protein is encoded by the coding sequence ATGATTTTACCCTTGTTTAGAAAGGAAAAAAGTAGCCTGCTTTTATGGCTGGTATGCGCTATGAGCAGCCTGGGGCCTATAGGTTTTATGCCACTATCAGCACAAAATACTTGGACGAAGACTTTGCCTGGCGTTGGAACCTTTTCTTCTCCAAGAATAGCAGATCTCAATGGAGATAAGGTTGGCGATATCATAATGGGCGCAGGCCGCCAGGAGTTTCACAGCTGTGATTCGGCGGTTATTGCCTTGGATGGGAGGGACGGGACTTTGCTATGGAAGGTTTCGGCTAAAGACCAGGTATTTGGATCGGCCGCATTGCATGATATCAATGGAGATGGCGTCCTTGACCCAGTAATTGGAGGGCGGTCGGCGGAATTGATCGCCATCAATGGTGCTACAGGGGAGGTCATCTGGCGTTTTTCGGCCAAAGAACTAAAAAACAATAAAGACAAAAAAGGATGGTTTAATTTTTATAACCCACAATTCATTCCTGATCAGGACAATGATGGGGTAGACGATATCCTGGTGTCCAATGGGGGAAATGTCATGGCAGAACCCTATGACCCCAATCGACCAGCAGGCTATCTCGTTGTGTTTAGCGGTAAAAATGGTGCGCTGTTGGCACGTGCTGAAATGCCGGATGGCAAAGAAATTTATATGTCTTTAACAGTGAGCAAGATACCTGGTTTGGATGATTATGAAGTAGTCTTTGGAACGGGAGGAGAAACCATAGGCGGACACCTTTATTGTGGCCAACTTTCGGACATTATGAAAGGTGATTTATCTAAAGCCATTTTGCTTGATAGCAGTGAGAATAGAGGATATATAGGGCCTGCAGCGAGGGTAGATATTACAAGCGATGGCATTACTGATATTATTGTCAATGCTGTCAATGGGCGCTTGTTGGCTTTTGATGGGAGTGATCACCAACTTATTTGGGAGGTGGTTCGGCCCAATACAGAAAGTTATAGCTCTATTGCTGTAGGCTATTTTACCGAAGATACTATTCCCGATTTTTTCGTTTCCTATGCCCAAGGGGTGTGGCCAAAGTTGGATTGGAATACCCAGTTTATGGTAGATGGGAAAAAGGGGACCATTGAATTTGTAGATTCCTTGGGTTATAACCAAATTTTGACGCCCGTGGTTTTAGACTGGGATAATGACGGCAGGGATGAAGTGCTGATGAGTATCAATTTTCAGGAGATAGACGAAATTTATCAAAAATTCTTTTACAATACGATCGCTATCGTTGATTTCAAGACCAAGGAAGTATTGCAACTCGGGGAAGCCTACGAAGGCAATAATTTTTCTTCCACTCCTTGGATTGGGGATCTAGATGGAAATGGCCGTTTAGATATTATCTATTGCCATGCAACAAACCTCAGGCATACCTACACTTTTGATGGCTTTCAGGTGCATCGCATTGCAACAGACCTTCCCCTGCTGAAACCTATACGGTGGGGGGCTTACCAAGGGAGTCAATATGATGGTGTTTTCCGTAAAAATTGA